A window of Mytilus edulis chromosome 10, xbMytEdul2.2, whole genome shotgun sequence contains these coding sequences:
- the LOC139491130 gene encoding uncharacterized protein — translation MNSSTQIQQEKRKKYEKDAKELSMPDDEKDLKELSMPDDEKGVKELSMPDDEKEITRLLRDDPNVKLCFNNVLEMKKQHVLQNNDAHSVLIRPECRMTPDMFTAYPDSPTAQRYMEAFDFFLYGWLILKNYNKDVVDNENDCDLLQPAFHAYSYGEMTEQHLFSQFHPPENTSNLINQYLKVRPRDVLTQYFKTILVFNPNLSKYKSENFSDFDFQKTKIVTGEEFIHQRLPYADLSGVDRSMLKSLYYQLGAVYVTTFQVKRALDSFQKCYDLDKTNVSALYGIACQYKEKDPERAIKLLLQFINRAPDCDKQYPNAHYQLAHLYLGHYKNDQEAMRYCNLAERAEKKRLSFLYPVDIPPKRIVQMFKSMYQE, via the coding sequence atgAATTCATCCACACAGATACAACAAGAGAAAAGGAAGAAATACGAAAAGGATGCAAAAGAGTTATCTATGCCTGACGacgaaaaagatttaaaagagttaTCTATGCCTGACGACGAAAAAGGTGTGAAAGAGTTATCTATGCCTGACGACGAAAAAGAAATAACACGATTGTTAAGAGATGACCCCAATGTTAAACTCTGCTTTAATAATGTATTAGAAATGAAGAAACAGCACGTCTTACAGAATAACGACGCACACAGTGTGTTAATACGACCAGAGTGTCGGATGACACCTGACATGTTTACCGCTTACCCTGATTCACCAACAGCGCAACGATATATGGAGGCTTTCGATTTTTTCTTATATGGTTGGCTCATTCTAAAAAACTACAACAAAGATGTGGTTGATAACGAGAATGATTGTGATCTTTTACAGCCTGCATTTCACGCATATTCGTACGGTGAAATGACCGAACAACATCTGTTTAGTCAATTTCACCCTCCAGAAAATACGTCAAACTTAATAAACCAGTACTTGAAAGTACGACCAAGGGACGTTTTAACTcagtattttaaaacaattcttGTTTTTAACCCCAACTTATCAAAGTACAAATCAGAAAATTTTTCCGATTTCGATttccaaaaaacaaaaattgtaacaGGCGAGGAGTTTATTCATCAGCGTTTGCCATACGCTGATTTATCAGGAGTCGACAGATCCATGCTCAAAAGTTTATATTACCAACTAGGAGCAGTTTATGTTACAACATTTCAGGTAAAAAGGGCACTCGATTCTTTCCAGAAATGCTATGATCTTGACAAAACAAATGTGTCAGCCTTATACGGAATAGCATGCCAGTATAAGGAAAAAGACCCAGAGAGAGCTATTAAATTGTTATTGCAGTTTATTAATCGAGCACCTGACTGCGATAAACAATATCCAAACGCCCATTACCAATTGGCACATCTATATTTAGGGCATTATAAAAATGATCAAGAAGCAATGAGATACTGTAATCTTGCAGAAAGAGCCGAAAAGAAACGGCTTTCATTTTTATATCCAGTTGATATTCCTCCAAAGAGGATAGTGCAAATGTTTAAGTCAATGTACCAGGAATAA